In one window of Chryseobacterium sp. JV274 DNA:
- a CDS encoding bacteriocin-like protein has product MKNLKKISKEKLRSINGGQKVCLPGQREMHCPNSPIPQCYWRENTMECPDF; this is encoded by the coding sequence ATGAAAAATTTAAAGAAAATTTCTAAGGAGAAATTAAGAAGTATTAATGGGGGGCAAAAGGTATGTTTACCGGGACAAAGAGAAATGCATTGCCCTAACAGTCCGATACCACAATGCTACTGGAGAGAAAATACAATGGAATGTCCAGATTTTTAA